CTCTCTATCAAAACTTCGGGTATGGCTTCGCGGCATAACAGAGTCTTCCAGTGGCCAAGTGCGTATCAGAGAAAATGTATGGGCCTACCTCCAGAACGAACTGAGCTACATTTGGGCAGAATCAACATCGCCAGACGTCATCACGATGTTTTTACTCGATTACTTGACTGCGCCCAACATCCAGCTACGTCTGGACTCCATGAACAAGCGGTGTCAGTCTCGAGTTCAGTCTTCTGGTAAGGCCATTACGCCGCCGCTCATCTCGGATGGCCAAGATTTTATGTTCTACGCAATCCAGGCACTGCCCTATCATCTCTCTGAGAATCCTGACATCCTAAAAAGCATTAGAGATGGGCTCATGGCTGACAACGGCAAATTGGCGGCATGGTCAAAGGCATTCTGGGCCATGAGCAACCCGTTCTCCCGTCCTGAATCGGGAACCCTGAACTCGCCATATGAAACGCTTCTTGCGCTAAGAAATTTGAAGTCGGAATCTGTTGCCATCCTCAAAGAGATGAATACCTCGGCGAAATCTCCAGATATAGACTCGTTGGCCAGTGCCATTAGGGAGGGGAATGAGGATGTCGCGTTGTCCATTGCAGAAGAAATGATTTCCGCCTCCAAAAGACAAGACCAAGGCTCCAAAGATACTGCCGCTTCGGCGTATAGCTCGAAAATACCATGGCCGCAGTCGTTCCTATGGCGAGCAGTCTGGCTCAACATGGTCCGATTATCTACGCTGCTCTTGAATGACGGTATAGACCTGGACCCGGATCCTACAGATGGAACCCCCCagttttttccctctccgCTATACATGGCCGCGCGTCTATGCCACGCTCAGATAATGGACGTGCTGATTGAGCGCGGGGCTAATATCCATGTGAAGAGATACGGCAAATACAAGGCCATACAGACTGCTGCCTCCCACGGCAACATCCACGGCGTCAAATCCCTGGTAGCCAAAGATGCCTCCCTGCTGGAAAGCCAAGAGCCGGAAACGCCGCTCTACTTCGCCGCTCTCGAGGGCTGCTGGCACATGGCAAAGAGTCTTTTGGAACTGGGAGCTGACCCAAACTCGGGCGTGGGGGAGAGGCCCAACGAGCGATGGGCGCCTCTCGTCGTTGCAGCAGAGGCAAACCACCTCAAGACAGCCCGGATCCTGCTCGAGAACGGTGCAGATCCCAACATTTGCGGGCCAAACGACCTGGACACGCCGCTCTGGTTCGCAGCCACCAAGGCAGCGAGCGCGGACGTGGTTCAACTGCTGCTCGACAAGGGGGCCGATCCCAATcacgagctgctgcagccgccaTTGCTCATGGAGCTGATGGAAGCGTCGCTGTCAGCCGAGAGCAAGCTTGCAATACTCGAAGTGCTCATCAGGCACTCGCCCCCAATCCGGGTCAACGTGGCCGACCGCAAACACATGACGCCGCTGCTCTACGCTGCAGAGGCGGGCGAGCTGTCCATCGTGACCTGGCTGCTGGAGCACGAGGCAGACGTCAACGCCGTCGACAATCGCGGCCGCAGTGCCCTCCATTGTGCCATCAAGCACGGGCATGTCGAGGTCGTCCGCGAGTTGCTGAAGTGGAAGCCGCAGCTCAACAACCTGACCACCAACGGACAGCCGCTCGTCGAGCTTGCGGTGCAGGACGTGGCCatgatgcagatgctgctggacgCGGGCGCCGACATTGAGCTGGCCAACGCCAAGGACCACACCGCGCTCAACATCGCCGTCGACTTGAAGAAGCCCGCGGTGgtgaagctgctggtggaGCGGAAGGCCGACATGCACCA
The Trichoderma asperellum chromosome 7, complete sequence DNA segment above includes these coding regions:
- a CDS encoding uncharacterized protein (TransMembrane:1 (o1019-1036i)): MVLCHCKRGEAQSFQTPSHADIGDSLSKLRVWLRGITESSSGQVRIRENVWAYLQNELSYIWAESTSPDVITMFLLDYLTAPNIQLRLDSMNKRCQSRVQSSGKAITPPLISDGQDFMFYAIQALPYHLSENPDILKSIRDGLMADNGKLAAWSKAFWAMSNPFSRPESGTLNSPYETLLALRNLKSESVAILKEMNTSAKSPDIDSLASAIREGNEDVALSIAEEMISASKRQDQGSKDTAASAYSSKIPWPQSFLWRAVWLNMVRLSTLLLNDGIDLDPDPTDGTPQFFPSPLYMAARLCHAQIMDVLIERGANIHVKRYGKYKAIQTAASHGNIHGVKSLVAKDASLLESQEPETPLYFAALEGCWHMAKSLLELGADPNSGVGERPNERWAPLVVAAEANHLKTARILLENGADPNICGPNDLDTPLWFAATKAASADVVQLLLDKGADPNHELLQPPLLMELMEASLSAESKLAILEVLIRHSPPIRVNVADRKHMTPLLYAAEAGELSIVTWLLEHEADVNAVDNRGRSALHCAIKHGHVEVVRELLKWKPQLNNLTTNGQPLVELAVQDVAMMQMLLDAGADIELANAKDHTALNIAVDLKKPAVVKLLVERKADMHHVGKNGWNAITIATSNPAGPEIIRVLVEAGADLRCAHPQTRNTPLHYVTSHSAQLARILLEFRTSLDLEQRNSEVKTPLLNACTAKNAECVKLLIRAGADVNAEDRLGWTPLSLSARVSLAADAVDMLLAHPDVKIDAISKVKGTALMVACRSLNLEMVAKLPAHGADANISVKGISYDNTALKCACIPWSSTYSENKEYIDRPDIDGWTLLCWATRGMQTRLGPDSESEPRDYIQTVKLLIDHGANRSVKFTIGRGGESRHSLRYRWPDSVVLKARSSTRWRLTRMAVRQMPQLAEAGVSISRVKNTSQKQRFATFVYILSLATHTSAKPVLTLMPARNVTVEYTSIIILMAMNNTHLRFAKVTIRNLRTFQLQTHLFLIMKIKRTRRQRRQSTIMMVMVMLMLMLLLMSCRTRCRMRLMT